The Kribbella amoyensis genomic sequence CAGTCAGTTCCCGGGACAAGTTGCCCTTCACCCGAATGACGTAGTGACCCATCGGATCCCCTTTCACAGCCCCTCGCGAACGACTGTGCTGCTCCGGATCGCGCCGGGCATCACCCTTCCTGGGGGACCGGGGCCGCGGCCGGTCGCGTGACAATGCGATGAGCGGGGTCCGATGGCGGTGGGAGACGCGATGGCGGAAGCAGCGGAACGGCACTCGCGGCCCGGCGAGGTTCGTTCTTCGGACACCGCCGGCGCGATCTACGGCACGATCGCGTCGATGGCCGTGATCGCCGCCGGAGCCCGGGACGTCGCGGTCGACAAGTTGCTGTGGGTCACGCTGGCCACGCTCGGTGTCTTCTGGGTGGCGCACGTGTACGCCGACACCCTCGCCCACCACCTGCGCGGGGCCAAACACATCGACCTCAGCGCGATCCGCCGGGCGATGGCCGAGGAGTGGCCGCTGGTCACAGGACCCTTGCCTGGCTTGGTTTTCCTGGCCCTCGGTGCGACCGGGCTGTTCGCCGACGACGTCGCGATCCGGCTCGCGCTGTGGTGCGGCGTGGTCCAGTTGTTCGGCTGGGGGATCTCGCTCGCGCGCCGGCAGAACTGGTCCTGGCAGATCGCCCTCACGGCCGGTGCGCTGAACGCCTTGCTGGGGATCGCGATCGTCGTGCTCGAGGTGGTCATCCACTGATCGGCGGCTCACCCGCATCGGGGGAGGCCCGTCCCTGGGCGCGGCGAAAGGCTGGCACGGACCGGAGGAGGAGGGGGTTGTCGTGGACCAGGAGAAGATCATGACGATGCTCGAGGACCTGCGCGGGGTCCCGAGTGTCGAGCTCAAGATGAACGTGCCCGCGGATCAGCGAATGTCGTTACGGGGCTTGCGTCTCGATCCGCTGCAGGGCCAGATCCGCGAGGTCTTCTTCTTCGACACCCCGGATCTCACGCTCTACCACAACGGCGTCGTGCTGCGGGCCCGGCGAACCCAGGGCAAGGTCGACGACACCGTGGTCAAGCTGCGTCCCGCGGTCCCGGCCGAGTTGCCGGAGGAACTGCGGTTGTCGAAGAACCTCAAGGTCGAGATGGACGTCGTGAAGGGCGCGTACGTGGTCTCGGCGTCGCTGAAGGGCAAGCGGCCGCCGGGATCGGTCCGCGAAGCGATCGGCGACGGCGGTTCGATCGAGCGGTTGTTCACCAAGGAGCAGCGCAGGTTCTTCGCCGACCACAAGCCGGCCGGCGCGGACTGGAACGACGTCCTCCCGCTCGGCCCGATCATCGTCGTGCTGCTGAAGTCGTTCCCGGAGGGCTTCGACTGGCGGACCACGATCGAGCAGTGGAACTACCCGGGCGAAATGCCGCTGCTGGAGATGTCGATCAAGACCGAGCCACAGGGCCTGATCGACGCGGTGGTGGACTGGCGGGCCTTCGTCCGCAAGCACGGGCTGACCGCGACCGGCCCGCAGGAGCCGAAGACCCGGCGGGCACTGGAGTACTTCGTCAAGTACGTGCCGAAGCCGGAACCGGTCGGTTGAGATGGCGGGCTATCCACCGATCGCCGACCACGGGCTGATCGGAGACCTGCAGACCGCTGCCCTCGTGACGACCGACGGCACCATCGACTGGTACTGCTGCCCGCGGTTCGACTCGCCGAGCGTGTTCGGCGCGTTGCTGGACCAGGAACGTGGCGGCCGGTTCAGCATTGCCCCGGTCGGCGACTGCACGACGAAGCAGCTGTACTTCCCGGACACCGCGGTGCTGATCACCCGGTTCATGACGCCCGACGGTGTCGGTGAGCTGATCGACCTGATGCCGGTCGACAACCCCGGCGAGGTGACCGACCGGCACCGGATCGTCCGCGGCATCAGGTGTGTCCGCGGCACGATGCGGTTCACCCTCGACTGCGCGCCACGGTTCGGCTACGGCCGGCAGGACCACGAGGTCGAGGTCACCGACCAGGGCGCCGTGTTCCGGACGCACGGACTCGAGTTGACCCTGCACGGCCCCTCCGGTCTGGAGCAGCGTGGCAAGGACGTGCACGGCGACCTCACCCTCCAGGCCGGCCAGCTGGTCGGGGTGATCCTCGAGTCCGCCGCCGACGGACCGCCCAGGACCCCGACGGCGACGGAGCTGACCGTCCTGGCCGAGGACACCGCGCGGTACTGGCGGGAATGGCTCGCCACCTCCAGGTACCGGGGTCGCTGGCGGGAGATGGTCAACCGGTCGGCGATCACGCTCAAGCTGATGACGTACGCCCCGAGTGGCGCGCTGGTCGCGGCGCCGACGACGGGGTTGCCCGAACAGGTCGGCGGCGAACGCAACTGGGACTACCGCTACACCTGGATCCGGGACGCGTCGATGTCCGTGCACGCGCTGCTCGGTCTCGGGTTCACCGACGAGGCGGCGGCGTTCCTGCGCTGGATCAGCGGCCGGGCCGCCGAGCAGGTCGGCAAGACGTCCGGGCCGTTGAAGATCATGTACCGGATCGACGGGTCCTCGGACCTGGACGAGGACGTGCTCGACCACCTGAACGGGTACGCCGGGTCACGGCCGGTCCGGGTCGGCAACGGCGCCGCCGACCAGCTGCAGCTGGACATCTACGGCGAGATGCTGGACGCGGTCTGGGCGGCCGACCAGCACGGGCTCCGGATCGGCCACCCGGCCTGGACCAAGCTCAGCGAGGTGACGGACTGGCTCTGTCAGCACTGGGACCAGCCGGACGAAGGTGTCTGGGAGACCCGGGGTGGCCGGCAGAACTTCACCTACGGACGGCTGATGTGCTGGGTCGCGCTGGACCGGATGGTCCGGCTGGCCCGCGAGCACGGCCGGCCCGCGGACCTGGAGCGCTGGGAGCAGGAGCGGGACCGGATCTACCACCGGATCATGGAGCGGGGCTGGAACGCGGAGCGGAAGGCGTTCACCCAGCACGACCGGACCGACGTGCTGGACGCGTCGCTGCTGATGATGCCGCTGGTCGGTTTCGTCGTCCCGCACGACCCGTTGTGGCTGTCGACGCTGGACGCGATGAACGACGAGCTGGTGTCGGACAGCCTGGTCTACCGGTACAACCCGAGCGCGTCGCCCGACGGGTTGCGGGGCGGCGAGGGGACGTTCTCGATCTGCACCTTCTGGTACGTCGAGGCGCTGGCCCGGTCCGGCCGGCTCGAAATGGCCCGGTACGCCTTCGAGAAGATGTTCACCTACGCCAACCACGTCGGGTTGTACGCCGAGGAGGTCGGGCTGACCGGTGAGCAGCTCGGGAACTTCCCGCAGGCTTTCACCCACCTGTCGCTGATCAACGCCGCGCTCGCCCTGGACGCGGCGCTCGACCGGACCGGCGGTCAGCTCGAGGTCCGGCCGGAGATGGAGGCGCGGCTGCGCGGCGCTTCGAGATAGCTCGGGGAGGGGTCGTCACGGCGGGGACGGCGGCGCTTGGCCGTCGTCCCCGCCGGACTTCCTGCGGACGCGTTGTTCGACCCGGCCGCGGAGCGTGGCGGTGAGGATCGAGACCAGCGCACCGACGAACACGACGTTGAAGAACAACTGGACGAGCACGACGACGCGGGCGACCTGACCGGCCGCATGGATGTCGCCGTACCCGACCGTGGTCATCGTGGTCAGGGTGAAGTACAGCGAATCGGTCCGGGTGTCCAGGCCGGCGATCTCGCCGGGCCGGGCCTGCTCGAGCAGGTAGAACCCGTAGGCGAACACCACCACGACCATCTCGACCAGCAGCACCAGGCTCTGTACCGCGACCTCGGTCCCGCCGAACATCTGCTTGCGGACCTGGCTGGTGATCGCCCAGGCCAGCAGCACCAGCGCGGCGATCGTCGTGGCCAGTCCGACGAAGAACCGGCCGTTGGTGGTGAACCCGCTCGGGATCGTGTAGTAGATGACCATCAGGCCGACGAGGGCCGCGATCGGCCGACGCCAGCGAACGGCGATCACGGCCGGTCCCCCGTGCAGCCTGGTCCCCGGCGTCGAGTCACGGTTTCAGGATCGGGTCCGGGGCCGCGGTCCACCCTCACCCGCCCTGGATGAGTCCGCGGCCCGGCGGCTCGCCTAGTGTCCTGACAGCGCGTACCCCGGGGAGGACTCCGATGGGCGAGGTCTGGGCCGGTACCGAGAGCGCGGGATGAACCGCGGCTGGGCCGAGCGGCCCTGGATCCGGCGGATCGAGTCCCGGCTGCGGACCAGTCTGGTCTGGCGGATCATGGTCGCGACGGTCGAGATCCGGGTCTACGACCGCGCGTTGACGATCGCCGGCAAGGCCTTCATCGCCCTGGTCCCGTTGATGATCGTGGTCGCCACGGTGGTCAGCAACTCGGACGCGCAGGCCGTCGCCGATTTCCTGATCAGCCGCTTCTCGTTGACGGGCGCGTCGGCGGACGCGGTCCGTTCGTTGTTCGGCCGGCCGCCCTCGGTGTCCGGTGGGCTGACCCTGCTGAGCGTGCTCACCGTGCTGGTGTCGGCGAGCAGCTTCGCCCGGTCGGTCCAGCGGACGTACGAGGTCGCCTGGGAGCTGCCCGCGCGCGGAATCCGCCGGACCCTCGACGGTATCCAGGGCGCGCTGCTGCTCCTGGCCGCGCTGGTCGCGCTCGCGTACGTGGCGAGCCTCGCCGACGAGTTGCCGGGCGGCCTGATCGTCTCGTTGGTGGTGCAGACGTGTGTCGCCGTTCCGGGCTGGTGGCTGGGGACGCGGTTGCTGCTGAGTCGCCGGGTCGCCTGGCGGCTGTTGCTTCCGGGTGCCGTCATCAGTGCGTTGGCGCAGGTCCTCGTCAGTGCGGCCGGTGCCGTCTACGTCCCGCACCTGATCGAGCGGAACGCCAACCGGTACGGCGTGATCGGTGTCGCGATCGCGTTGATCTCCTGGCTCGTCGTGCTCTCGCTGCTCGTGGTCGCCTCGGCCGTGGTCGGTGCGCAGCTCGGCGCCGCCCTCGCTCGGCGGAACGAGGCACAGACCGAAGCAGAGCCGCCGGAACCGGCAGAGGACCAGCAGGATCCGCAACCGTCGGTCGACGACTGAGCGCGCGGGTCAGGTCGTACAGGCCGGGATGCCGCCGGTCACGCCGGTGCGGAACGCGGAGATCCGTTCCTGGACGTCGCCGTGGTCGCTCTGCTTGGTCCACGGGTAGTCGTCCGCGACGGCCGCCAGGGTCTTCGCCAGCTCCTCGGGATCACCGGGCTCGATCGTGATCAGGCCTTGTTTCGCGGCGCCTTCGAGGGACGCGCCGGCCAGGCAGTCGGCCTGCAGTTCGGCCTGGACCGACACCAGGTCGTCGTTCAGCCGGGCCTGGATCGCGTGTCCCCACTCGTGCGCGATGATCAGGTACACCCAGGCGTCGCCGATCTGGTTGTACCCGGCGGCCATCAGGTCCTCGTCCCAGGCGAGGTAGTCGCCGGGCTGGCAGTAGTAGGCGTTGAAGGGGACCGACGGCTCTCCACCGCACGGCGGTCCATCCGTGCCGGTGTACCCGCCGGCCACCCGCGGCGGCCGGTACGCCTGGTTGAAGGCCTCGGGGAAGTTCGTCCGCCAGTAGGCGCCGATCGCCTGGACGGCCTCCTTGGCGTCCTGGTTCATCGCCGCCCGATCCACCTGGCCGACCGTGCCCGGCGTCGACGGTTCGGACGGCGGGGACGTGGTGGTCGTCGTGGTCGGCGGTGCGGTCCCGCCGCTGGATTCGGTGCCGGTGGAGTCGCAGCCGAACAGGAGCAGCAGGACGAACGGACAGGCGAGCGCGGCCAGCTTCCTCATGAGGGTCCTCCGGACGGCGGTGGTTCGGCGGGCGCGTTGGCGCGCTGGAGGAAGTCCGACAGCGGGCCGGGCAGTTCGGCCGGCCGCTCCCCCCAGTCGTAGACCACCGCGGTCCCCGCGATCAGGTCGTGCAGGGCGCGGTGCTCCTTCTGGAAGATGATCGGCAGGAAGCCGATGAAGAAGAACACCACGCTGAGCGGAAACACACACACCCGCAGGAACAACCGCCCGGTCCGCGCCGTCCGCCCGTCGGCGCGGACCACCCGCAGCCCGACGACCCCTTTGCCCGGGGTCCGCGCGGTGATCGCGAGCGAGGTGAACGCGTAGACGAAACTCCACACCACCAGGCCGACGGTGGCCAGCGGCGCCGACGGGTCCCGCCGGAACGACTTGTCGAAGAACGCGGTCGTCAACAGGTCGAGCCCG encodes the following:
- a CDS encoding glycoside hydrolase family 15 protein produces the protein MAGYPPIADHGLIGDLQTAALVTTDGTIDWYCCPRFDSPSVFGALLDQERGGRFSIAPVGDCTTKQLYFPDTAVLITRFMTPDGVGELIDLMPVDNPGEVTDRHRIVRGIRCVRGTMRFTLDCAPRFGYGRQDHEVEVTDQGAVFRTHGLELTLHGPSGLEQRGKDVHGDLTLQAGQLVGVILESAADGPPRTPTATELTVLAEDTARYWREWLATSRYRGRWREMVNRSAITLKLMTYAPSGALVAAPTTGLPEQVGGERNWDYRYTWIRDASMSVHALLGLGFTDEAAAFLRWISGRAAEQVGKTSGPLKIMYRIDGSSDLDEDVLDHLNGYAGSRPVRVGNGAADQLQLDIYGEMLDAVWAADQHGLRIGHPAWTKLSEVTDWLCQHWDQPDEGVWETRGGRQNFTYGRLMCWVALDRMVRLAREHGRPADLERWEQERDRIYHRIMERGWNAERKAFTQHDRTDVLDASLLMMPLVGFVVPHDPLWLSTLDAMNDELVSDSLVYRYNPSASPDGLRGGEGTFSICTFWYVEALARSGRLEMARYAFEKMFTYANHVGLYAEEVGLTGEQLGNFPQAFTHLSLINAALALDAALDRTGGQLEVRPEMEARLRGASR
- a CDS encoding potassium channel family protein, coding for MIAVRWRRPIAALVGLMVIYYTIPSGFTTNGRFFVGLATTIAALVLLAWAITSQVRKQMFGGTEVAVQSLVLLVEMVVVVFAYGFYLLEQARPGEIAGLDTRTDSLYFTLTTMTTVGYGDIHAAGQVARVVVLVQLFFNVVFVGALVSILTATLRGRVEQRVRRKSGGDDGQAPPSPP
- a CDS encoding YhjD/YihY/BrkB family envelope integrity protein; translated protein: MNRGWAERPWIRRIESRLRTSLVWRIMVATVEIRVYDRALTIAGKAFIALVPLMIVVATVVSNSDAQAVADFLISRFSLTGASADAVRSLFGRPPSVSGGLTLLSVLTVLVSASSFARSVQRTYEVAWELPARGIRRTLDGIQGALLLLAALVALAYVASLADELPGGLIVSLVVQTCVAVPGWWLGTRLLLSRRVAWRLLLPGAVISALAQVLVSAAGAVYVPHLIERNANRYGVIGVAIALISWLVVLSLLVVASAVVGAQLGAALARRNEAQTEAEPPEPAEDQQDPQPSVDD
- a CDS encoding neutral zinc metallopeptidase, with translation MRKLAALACPFVLLLLFGCDSTGTESSGGTAPPTTTTTTSPPSEPSTPGTVGQVDRAAMNQDAKEAVQAIGAYWRTNFPEAFNQAYRPPRVAGGYTGTDGPPCGGEPSVPFNAYYCQPGDYLAWDEDLMAAGYNQIGDAWVYLIIAHEWGHAIQARLNDDLVSVQAELQADCLAGASLEGAAKQGLITIEPGDPEELAKTLAAVADDYPWTKQSDHGDVQERISAFRTGVTGGIPACTT
- a CDS encoding RDD family protein; translation: MTGRVTVTGHYAGAVSRAAAGVVDLLLIFVTFTLGLAGLDLLTTAFFDKSFRRDPSAPLATVGLVVWSFVYAFTSLAITARTPGKGVVGLRVVRADGRTARTGRLFLRVCVFPLSVVFFFIGFLPIIFQKEHRALHDLIAGTAVVYDWGERPAELPGPLSDFLQRANAPAEPPPSGGPS